The Polymorphobacter megasporae genomic sequence CCCCTCTTCACATAATGTGTCGTCGCTTCCTTCAGGGCGGGGACGGGGTGGGGAACGGACATGCAGCTATTGAGGGTTACCAGCGGCAAAGCCGCCGTTGAGACTACGGTTTAGTTCGATGCGGCGGTGGGTCCGCATTTTGAAAGTGTCGGGTCCGACACGCCGAACCTCGGAGAAGCCCAGAGATCGCCAGAAGCGTTCGCCTGCTTCGTTCGCTTCGAGGACTGCCAACCGGATTTCAGTGGCACCCCTTGCAGCGGCCCAGTCTTCGATTTTCGAATAGATCGACCGGCCCACACCTCGACCACGCTGGACAGCATCGACGATCATAAAACCAAGATACCATGCGCCATCGTGCGGATAATTGCGGAGGATCGCCGCTATTGCATAAATGCCGTCTTCCCCCTTCCAGCCTAACACGGTTTGATCGCGAGCATCTCTTTCCGGCGGCACGTCAGTGAAAAGCTCGTGAGCATCTGCCATCGTGGGCACCGCTCCGTCCTGCAAAAGGAAGTAGTCGGCGCACCGGCTATATAGGCTCGCAACGTCAGCGGCGTCGGCTCCTGTGAGTTCGATCGGCAAATGACAGGGTGATTGGGACGCCATATGCGAGATATACAATGCCTCGGGCGAAAGTCTGCCTTCAGGTTTATGATCGCTGCCCCAGGCGTCCGACATTGGGGGCGTGAGCCGCCGCCGGGTCCTCGGTCTGGGGACTGGCAGCTATCCCGCTTTCACCGCCCGGAAGCGGACTGTCTGGATTCGGCCCCATGCTGGCGGGACACTCTAGCTGCAACAGTTGATTAGGTGCGCCGATTCGTTATCAGCAGTGCACACTTGCCGCCGGGATCAGGCCTAGAAGGCGGAATTCGGCAAGGCCACGGCTCGATAGGCGCTGTGTCACCGCGCTTCCCGTGCAGCTCGCCAGAACTCGCCCATCCGGCGATCGAGCGATGGCGGGATGACCGGAAGCAGCCCTGAACCAGGGTAGACTGTAAGTTCGCCGAATAAGGGAACGCCATCGACTTCATAAAAATCAGCTCGGAGAAAATCATAGTCAGCCGCTAGCGTCTCGGCTGCTATTATGATGCGGTCGAGCGTCGCGGGCGCAATCGGGTCCGGATCAGATGTAGCCGGAGAAACGCGTCGCCATCGGCGGTCCATTACAATCCATCGGTGCGCGCTCGCGCGGTCGAGGTGGACCTGAACGAACTCGACACGCCCACCGAACACAAAGCACTTGTAGTCAATCGGCAGGATCTGATCGGAACCAATGTACGGCTCCACAATCAGCCCTCGCGGCACCTTCCCGTAGGCCCACTCGTCTAGCCACCGGCCGTAGCGCGCGCCGGACCAGCGCCGCACCATTCGCCTCGCCTTTGGCCAGTCATCAATCTTGCGAACGAAAGCTACCTGGTTGCAGCCACCCCGTGGCTTGACGACCAATGGCGTTGGCCAAGGCGTTAGATGTGGCAGGTCGTGGCCGTGCCATAGCGTCGGGATGATCCAATCGGCCCCCAGCATGGCAGCGACCAACGTCTTGACCGCCACCTTGTCGAGCAGCACCGGCAATCTGACGTCGCGATCGAAGAGCTTGCGGTGCTGCACCCATTCCGTGAACAGCTGTGGCTCGCGCAACCGCAATGCACGATTATGCCGCCAAATATACGTTAAATGAACGCGTGCAGGCGCAAAAAGTGACTCCGCTGTCATTCGCCAACAGTAGTGTTGCATAGGAAGAACGCCAGCCTCCGATCTCTCACAAATCAGAGGACGGGATCGGGTCCTAGGCCACCGCCGGTTCGCAACGCGTCGAACAGCAGCTATCCCCTTCGGGGCCTTAGAGCAGACAGGCAGCGATCGGCCCCGAACTAGCCAACATCTGATGCCAGAAAGCGAGTTGCCACTTTGGGATGACTTTGTGCGCACAAACCATCATGCGGAATTCGCGTCGCCCGTCAGCGTCTGCTGACCAACTTAACCCACGGATCGACATCGGCAGCCAGAGCCATGGGCTCGTGCTGCGATCGTGCACTAGCCAGCAACACTCGCGCCCGAGCCCAATGGCCCGCCATTGCTTGCAGCTTGGCAGCGACGAACGGTGAAACCTCACCACTGGACGCTTTTGCCTCTGCCGCCGCACTGAGATTGTCGAGCATGGCGTCGCGGCCAACCTTCGCATAGTTCGAGGTAGCATTGGCAAAGAGC encodes the following:
- a CDS encoding ATP-grasp fold amidoligase family protein — encoded protein: MREPQLFTEWVQHRKLFDRDVRLPVLLDKVAVKTLVAAMLGADWIIPTLWHGHDLPHLTPWPTPLVVKPRGGCNQVAFVRKIDDWPKARRMVRRWSGARYGRWLDEWAYGKVPRGLIVEPYIGSDQILPIDYKCFVFGGRVEFVQVHLDRASAHRWIVMDRRWRRVSPATSDPDPIAPATLDRIIIAAETLAADYDFLRADFYEVDGVPLFGELTVYPGSGLLPVIPPSLDRRMGEFWRAAREAR
- a CDS encoding GNAT family N-acetyltransferase, yielding MSDAWGSDHKPEGRLSPEALYISHMASQSPCHLPIELTGADAADVASLYSRCADYFLLQDGAVPTMADAHELFTDVPPERDARDQTVLGWKGEDGIYAIAAILRNYPHDGAWYLGFMIVDAVQRGRGVGRSIYSKIEDWAAARGATEIRLAVLEANEAGERFWRSLGFSEVRRVGPDTFKMRTHRRIELNRSLNGGFAAGNPQ